The following proteins are encoded in a genomic region of Streptomyces sp. SLBN-31:
- a CDS encoding VWA domain-containing protein: MDASAERVHAYLRAVDQLRPGMRADVYWAGRLTLCGGRDDLERYERVFAAYFGSAEPAGRAVAAAPRPRLRLLTREGAAPRPGARQERHQGPPAATLASSTEVLRHRDVGGLSTAEREQLRRLLAAFTLRGETRRSARRRPARRGQVDPHRTVRELLRRGGEPARLRRHARAERPRRVVLLVDVSGSMTPYADALLRFAHAAARGAPTEVFTIGTRLTRVTRELSHRDPDLAMAALAAAVPDWRGGTRLGELLREFLDRWGQRGMARGAVVVILSDGWERGDPELLGVQMRRLHRLAHRVVWANPRKARPGYAPLAAGMAASLPSVDAFVEGHSLAALERLAAVVRGDAAADLVEGADRA, encoded by the coding sequence GTGGACGCCAGTGCCGAGCGTGTGCATGCCTATCTGCGGGCGGTGGACCAGTTGCGGCCGGGGATGCGGGCCGACGTGTACTGGGCGGGGCGGCTGACGTTGTGCGGGGGGCGTGACGACCTGGAGCGGTACGAGCGGGTGTTCGCCGCCTACTTCGGCTCCGCCGAGCCCGCCGGGCGTGCGGTCGCCGCCGCCCCCCGGCCACGGCTGCGGCTCCTCACCCGGGAGGGCGCCGCACCGCGTCCGGGCGCCCGGCAGGAACGGCACCAAGGGCCGCCCGCGGCCACCCTGGCCAGCTCCACGGAGGTTCTGCGCCATCGCGACGTCGGCGGTCTCAGCACCGCCGAGCGCGAGCAACTGCGACGTCTGCTGGCCGCGTTCACGCTGCGCGGCGAGACGCGGCGCAGCGCGCGCCGGCGACCGGCCAGGCGCGGGCAGGTCGATCCGCACCGGACGGTGCGCGAGCTGCTGCGGCGCGGCGGGGAGCCGGCCCGGCTGCGGCGGCACGCGCGCGCCGAGCGGCCCCGGAGGGTCGTCCTGCTCGTGGACGTCAGCGGTTCCATGACGCCGTACGCGGACGCGCTGCTGCGCTTCGCGCACGCTGCGGCCCGCGGCGCCCCGACGGAGGTCTTCACGATCGGCACCCGGCTGACCCGGGTGACCCGCGAACTCTCCCACCGGGACCCGGACCTGGCGATGGCGGCGCTCGCGGCGGCCGTGCCCGACTGGCGCGGCGGTACCCGGCTCGGGGAGCTGCTGCGCGAGTTCCTCGACCGGTGGGGGCAGCGGGGCATGGCGCGCGGGGCGGTCGTGGTGATCCTGTCGGACGGGTGGGAGCGCGGCGATCCGGAGCTGCTCGGCGTCCAGATGCGCCGCCTGCACCGGCTGGCGCACCGGGTGGTCTGGGCCAACCCGCGCAAGGCGCGGCCCGGTTACGCGCCGCTGGCGGCAGGGATGGCGGCGTCGCTGCCGAGCGTGGACGCGTTCGTCGAGGGGCACAGCCTGGCGGCGCTGGAGCGGCTGGCCGCGGTGGTGCGCGGGGACGCGGCGGCGGACCTCGTGGAAGGAGCGGATCGTGCGTGA